The following coding sequences lie in one Aspergillus luchuensis IFO 4308 DNA, chromosome 8, nearly complete sequence genomic window:
- the SRB8 gene encoding RNA polymerase II mediator complex subunit (BUSCO:EOG092605ZA;~COG:K;~EggNog:ENOG410PK8U;~InterPro:IPR019035;~PFAM:PF09497;~TransMembrane:2 (o419-446i1016-1035o);~go_component: GO:0016592 - mediator complex [Evidence IEA];~go_function: GO:0003712 - transcription coregulator activity [Evidence IEA];~go_process: GO:0006357 - regulation of transcription by RNA polymerase II [Evidence IEA]), producing the protein MIPHSSAGVQPWGRSLRALNNGSGRVDASQALVQSDPQLEKLSMSMPQPLPRQPAVIDLTANTSDSQDREPPAKRLKLEAPPGSCPPEGSPAPGSGEARSTPGTASSKPNPLAWRGRPVWSFQALISETTGAVETKEDDTNSQGKTPASPPPLPLIPWKPAPQEASGSNSAKPADVASAKEVQTTPYRIVVPPVAPKLKGERVADFSPWTGNHPEDTLNDHTAKQGHYDRTQVSQNESNTARPSLYAQLKHRSGLQMLSSVFAAALEKRQSHSTIATPSSFKPPPRVTLTDNKREAWLRDLANPSVPLRRLSRTIPHGIRGKVLLDQCLGKGIPVPRAIWLARCVGANEIRAFKRKGTSGTLALGLETKWVRDWTSTVQQFLESVIGTCGSSDWKIKMTYAVSLTSRLFFERLLDHDQYLSWFLVSLEAAPLNTVPVWLLMLGIYWNNIMRYRKRGRRLAEVLLEKLRLIKQPGQPTALEPLVDRLSRCIRRLVLEHTSSVILPASWDQYKDLIASCLNLKELPDKTTLQNLAERNVRVQLPTNRQGTSQQLPQQHVIHLFDSIRSAHDVLSTSSACLNAVEDKATLVAKLLEWAATPFRHGSRRVYTSVRLLRKWKMSGMDVESYILAFLADTQITSRVNMDNVYHIIAELVRSQTFSVGRYLQWLMAKGVANDPLPDQTKAISDDVRLLIQLPLARLPEYVRNLRNTLLSRAGITASHEESIVETVKASIAQRLPKIFGPQASDAMLTDQPLSSLTWAVKSEIGLWIRRGVSGHCRDPVRKYAHIPMLADSGVSALTPVEFYNIRDVLESFGDISMLADVLKQATNCDDNIVLASVADTINYHFDSLSVIGAATDLFKGLIESYARLKRLGAPGLDLIFSLIELGLRMPSEFNTVALLRQDLSRIENKSALAAPSPLSDNLSMAFNDADSSFQEKLDQILFSGGGMDESTMDSIFNSLTGALANENGHVKLSANDICRYLAYLRSFHPKRFDARLVRWVCGVLKSPSRFAMVRVLPPLIGVGCVTIHAFVMLVKKLLQSERIASVVPKVTDLQLDLLELLVPQEPSGSRYTDMVTYRYYLAQQEFIDKHPEECLNIIRAAVPLISTRQTENAGEANAADLTKCAMILLQTLLTQKPERMVQCCTQKLVGQDPASTMILQKALDALLGFNPQDPQAMSEAERVIGMNNDFSLPICQLKLQLLFNAEAGNGVDNGIVDVMFKAAMADARSKRSHWYGLVSLMNQDAVRQIRERAEKGFFSVPILEEPIGDPTVADKSNSIETARLYLAIIEKLAYSIPETGVPSVAPMLVEKMELLLQKFITMQPNPSTPAESCQIAQARSNFERSLAFWFSALLRLVVIHRSAFNTAALTPKPIGLQEQARMLVSIFCITLARLPDRVIRLYPSANYFPHPVQSESYRPCPGILLQTHALDVAAALIDTFPDEARQQCARFLKEKCPPFLQFQNDSRFLYLLGPVMDAPTLNSSQPASLPSPAAGGSTPTPTGNLAGGPPNSQSLSSASGLPAGLSEGVNCIASHLRLQYRGRVLGAYPVRPWELLEDAAPIVGMNDTAVSLKYFDARRVRA; encoded by the exons ATGATACCTCATTCTTCCGCCGGCGTCCAGCCATGGGGCCGTTCCCTGCGCGCCCTCAATAACGGCTCAGGACGCGTTGATGCTTCCCAAGCTTTGGTTCAGTCCGACCCgcagctggagaagctgtCAATGTCCATGCCGCAACCGCTACCCCGACAGCCGGCAGTCATCGACCTTACCGCGAATACCAGCGACTCTCAGGACCGGGAGCCCCCTGCGAAACGACTTAAACTAGAGGCGCCTCCGGGATCATGTCCGCCTGAGGGAAGTCCAGCTCCGGGAAGTGGTGAAGCGAGAAGCACCCCAGGGACCGCAAGTTCGAAACCAAATCCGCTTGCCTGGCGCGGTCGACCAGTATGGTCGTTCCAGGCTCTGATTTCGGAGACGACTGGGGCTGTGGAAacgaaggaagatgataccAATTCTCAGGGGAAAACCCCTGCATCGCCGCCACCTTTACCTCTCATTCCTTGGAAGCCCGCTCCGCAAGAAGCCTCCGGAAGCAACAGCGCAAAACCAGCAGATGTCGCCTCTGCAAAGGAAGTGCAAACAACTCCCTATCGTATTGTTGTACCCCCTGTTGCGCCAAAACTGAAAGGGGAGA GAGTCGCGGACTTTTCCCCTTGGACGGGCAACCACCCGGAAGATACGCTGAATGACCATACTGCAAAACAAGGACATTACGATCGTACGCAGGTCTCGCAAAACGAGTCTAATACAGCCCGTCCATCTCTGTACGCGCAGTTGAAGCATCGATCGGGTCTTCAGATGCTGTCGTCCGTTTTCGCCGCTGCTCTCGAGAAGCGCCAATCCCATAGCACGATCGCTACTCCGTCGAGCTTCAAACCTCCCCCGCGCGTCACTTTGACAGATAACAAACGTGAAGCTTGGCTTCGGGATCTTGCCAATCCGTCCGTCCCGTTGCGCAGACTGAGCCGGACTATCCCCCATGGTATTCGAGGCAAGGTGCTGCTCGATCAATGTTTGGGCAAAGGAATCCCGGTTCCGCGAGCTATATGGCTGGCCCGATGTGTCGGGGCTAACGAAATCCGTGCTTTCAAGCGAAAGGGCACGAGCGGGACGCTCGCTCTGGGCCTCGAGACCAAATGGGTCCGCGATTGGACATCAACTGTCCAGCAGTTCCTTGAAAGCGTAATAGGTACTTGCGGATCATCAGACTGGAAGATAAAGATGACATATGC TGTCAGCTTAACATCGCGTTTATTCTTCGAGCGACTGCTAGACCACGACCAATATCTCAGTTGGTTCTTGGTATCCTTAGAGGCTGCGCCACTAAACACCGTGCCTGTGTGGCTCTTAATGCTCGGTATATATTGGAACAATATTATGCGCTATCGAAAGCGTGGTCGACGATTGGCTGAGGTGTtactggagaagctgcgttTG ATCAAGCAGCCAGGACAACCTACAGCCCTGGAACCGTTAGTTGATCGTTTATCTCGATGCATCAGGAGATTGGTACTCGAGCACACGTCCTCCGTCATCCTCCCGGCATCCTGGGATCAATACAAGGACTTGATCGCTTCATGCTTGAATCTGAAGGAACTACCTGACAAGACAACACTTCAGAACCTTGCGGAGCGTAACGTACGAGTTCAGTTGCCCACTAACCGCCAAGGGACGAGTCAACAATTGCCTCAGCAACATGTCATTCATTTGTTCGATTCCATACGGTCTGCACACGATGTTTTGTCCACGTCCTCGGCCTGCTTGAACGCTGTGGAAGACAAGGCTACTCTGGTCGCGAAGCTACTTGAGTGGGCAGCTACTCCGTTTCGTCATGGGTCCCGCCGCGTGTATACGAGTGTTCGCCTGCTTCGGAAGTGGAAGATGTCGGGAATGGATGTTGAATCTTATATTCTCGCTTTCCTTGCGGACACTCAGATAACCAGTCGCGTCAATATGGACAATGTCTATCATATAATCGCCGAACTTGTCCGGTCTCAGACATTCTCTGTGGGCAGGTACCTACAGTGGCTGATGGCGAAAGGGGTAGCGAACGATCCTTTACCCGATCAAACTAAG GCAATTTCGGACGACGTACGCCTTCTTATACAACTTCCATTGGCTCGTTTGCCAGAATATGTCCGTAACCTCCGCAACACGCTGTTGAGTCGCGCCGGAATTACTGCTTCACACGAGGAATCAATTGTTGAAACTGTCAAAGCGTCTATCGCTCAACGCCTTCCGAAGATCTTTGGGCCACAGGCAAGTGATGCAATGTTGACCGACCAGCCATTGTCAAGTTTGACATGGGCAGTCAAATCCGAGATTGGCCTGTGGATCCGTCGTGGTGTATCTGGACACTGTCGTGACCCTGTGAG GAAATATGCACATATACCCATGCTTGCTGATTCGGGTGTTTCTGCACTCACTCCTGTcgagttttataatatccgCGACGTACTGGAAAGCTTTGGAGATATCTCGATGCTTGCCGACGTGCTCAAGCAGGCGACAAACTGCGATGACAATATTGTCCTGGCCTCCGTTGCTGATACCATCAATTATCATTTCGACTCTTTGAGTGTTATTGGTGCTGCGACAGATCTCTTCAAAGGACTTATTGAGTCCTATGCTCGCCTCAAGAGGCTTGGAGCGCCCGGTTTAGACCTCATCTTTTCACTGATCGAGCTGGGGCTACGGATGCCCAGCGAGTTCAACACCGTTGCTCTTCTGCGTCAAGATTTGTCTCGTATTGAGAACAAGTCCGCCCTAGCTGCACCATCTCCGTTGTCGGACAATCTCTCCATGGCTTTCAATGACGCCGACTCTTCGTTCCAGGAGAAGCTAGATCAGATCCTATTCTCCGGAGGGGGAATGGATGAATCCACTATGGACTCTATATTCAATTCATTGACTGGGGCATTGGCGAACGAGAATGGTCACGTCAAACTGTCGGCGAATGACATATGCAGGTACCTGGCTTACCTGAGATCTTTCCATCCTAAGCGGTTCGATGCCAGGCTGGTTCGCTGGGTATGTGGTGTTCTAAAGTCACCTTCTCGGTTCGCAATGGTCCGTGTCCTACCTCCTCTTATCGGCGTTGGTTGCGTTACCATACATGCATTCGTGATGCTTGTGAAGAAGCTTTTGCAGTCGGAAAGGATAGCGTCCGTAGTTCCCAAAGTCACGGATCTGCAGCTGGATCTTCTTGAACTCCTAGTTCCACAAGAGCCGAGCGGGAGCCGTTACACAGATATG GTCACGTACCGCTACTATCTAGCGCAACAAGAGTTCATTGACAAGCATCCCGAGGAGTGCCTCAATATCATCCGTGCTGCTGTACCACTGATTAGTACTAGGCAGACAGAAAATGCGGGTGAAGCGAACGCGGCAGACCTAACGAAGTGCGCCATGATTCTGCTCCAAACCTTACTCACACAGAAACCAGAACGCATGGTACAATGTTGTACGCAAAAGTTAGTTGGTCAAGATCCGGCATCCACAATGATCCTACAGAAGGCTCTCGATGCTTTACTCGGCTTCAATCCACAAG ATCCCCAGGCTATGTCTGAGGCTGAGAGAGTCATTGGCATGAACAATGACTTCTCGCTCCCTATCTGTCAGTTGAAGCTCCAGCTCTTATTTAATGCAGAGGCTGGGAATGGAGTCGACAATGGTATCGTGGATGTGATGTTCAAAGCAGCGATGGCTGATGCTCGCTCAAAGCGTTCCCACTGGTACGGTTTGGTGAGTCTGATGAACCAGGATGCGGTGCGACAG ATCCGCGAGCGAGCTGAAAAGGGCTTCTTTTCTGTTCCTATCCTGGAAGAGCCTATCGGCGATCCTACAGTGGCGGACAAGTCAAACTCCATTGAAACCGCTCGGCTTTATCTGGCAATTATTGAAAAGCTAGCATATAGCATTCCCGAAACGGGTGTACCATCTGTTGCGCCAATGTTGGTGGAAAAAATGGAGTTGCTTCTCCAGAAATTCATCACCATGCAGCCAAACCCGTCTACTCCCGCAGAGTCGTGTCAGATAGCTCAGGCGCGCTCGAACTTCGAAAGAAGCCTTGCATTTTGGTTCTCAGCTCTGCTCAGGCTCGTGGTCATCCACAGATCAGCATTCAATACGGCGGCACTAACACCTAAACCAATCGGTCTTCAAGAACAAGCTCGCATGCTGGTCTCTATCTTTTGCATCACTCTCGCACGTCTCCCAGACCGGGTTATTCGCCTCTACCCGTCAGCGAATTATTTCCCTCATCCTGTGCAGTCGGAAAGCTACCGCCCATGTCCCGGGATATTACTACAGACCCACGCTTTGGACGTTGCAGCAGCCCTGATTGATACGTTCCCGGACGAAGCACGACAACAATGTGCCCGTTTCCTCAAGGAGAAATgccctccttttcttcaGTTCCAAAACGATTCCCGGTTCCTCTATCTTCTCGGGCCCGTGATGGATGCACCAACGCTTAACTCATCCCAGCCCGCGTCTCTACCATCTCCTGCGGCCGGTGGTtcaaccccaacacccactGGCAATCTTGCTGGCGGGCCTCCTAATTCACAGAGCCTCTCTTCAGCGTCGGGCCTACCCGCTGGGCTATCTGAAGGTGTCAATTGCATTGCAAGCCACCTTCGGTTGCAGTACCGTGGTCGTGTTCTCGGCGCGTATCCGGTCCGCCCCTGGGAACTTCTCGAGGACGCTGCTCCAATTGTCGGAATGAACGACACTGCCGTGAGCCTAAAATACTTTGACGCCCGACGCGTCAGAGCCTAG
- a CDS encoding uncharacterized protein (COG:S;~EggNog:ENOG410PIMT;~InterPro:IPR000504,IPR012677,IPR035979;~PFAM:PF00076;~go_function: GO:0003676 - nucleic acid binding [Evidence IEA]): MAALFFAPHPSTPQPQLFHPSSSSPGHQPQSPWITRGNAQLRLPTDACVHVGNLSSGVCPNILQHELEQLFSQFGVCWAQVRAGRTGLHSGWVQFTDRSHAQAAIGQHQNIFLRDRPLRIEAANGLRNRGESVVNHDERAGLNTSPLYMPPMAIPPSQPAAYGPPLLYSWLPAVPVHGSLHVPPHVSGALPPAPSYPSHHTLSSQAANAHTPQSPSSSSSSSSNNIDTQPTTPGCDEVLECEANQEREGIETSRSNLPCDMLLSTGRTVRDYVNEMKSVRGIVLNEEATLELILEVEEEARDQGLLPVLTSKPD; the protein is encoded by the exons ATGGCTGCGCTGTTCTTCGccccccatccctccactCCCCAGCCTCAGCTgtttcatccatcctcctcttctcctggaCATCAGCCACAGTCGCCTTGGATTACCAGAGGAAACGCCCAGTTAAGGCTCCCCACGGATGCCTGTGTGCATGTGGGAAA TCTCTCCAGCGGCGTCTGTCCGAATATCCTCCAGCACGAACTGGAGCAACTCTTCTCCCAGTTTGGAGTGTGCTGGGCGCAGGTTCGCGCAGGAAGGACAGGTCTTCATAGCGGTTGGGTGCAGTTTACA GATAGGTCCCACGCTCAAGCAGCTATCGGGCAGCACCAGAATATCTTCCTCAGAGATCGTCCTCTGAGAATAGAGGCTGCAAATGGCCTCA GAAACCGTGGAGAGTCGGTGGTGAATCACGATGAAAGGGCTGGGCTAAACACCTCGCCACTATATATGCCCCCCATGGCCATACCGCCCAGCCAGCCTGCCGCGTATGGGCCTCCCTTATTGTATAGCTGGTTGCCGGCTGTACCAGTACACGGTAGTCTTCACGTACCTCCCCATGTCTCTGGTGCTTTACCTCCCGCACCATCGTACCCTAGTCATCACACATTATCATCGCAAGCCGCCAACGCACATACACCACaatcaccttcctcctcttcttcttcgtcaagcAACAATATTGACACACAGCCCACGACACCCGGCTGTGATGAAGTACTAGAATGCGAGGCCAATCAAGAACGGGAAGGCATCGAGACCAGCCGGTCTAACCTTCCCTGTGACATGCTACTATCCACTGGCCGCACAGTTAGGGACTACGTTAACGAAATGAAGAGCGTACGAGGTATCGTTCTCAATGAAGAGGCCACCCTTGAACTCAtcctggaggtggaggaagaggcacGGGATCAAGGTCTGTTGCCTGTGTTGACGTCCAAGCCAGACTGA
- a CDS encoding CIA30 family protein (COG:S;~EggNog:ENOG410PGSM;~InterPro:IPR013857,IPR039131,IPR008979;~PFAM:PF08547;~go_process: GO:0032981 - mitochondrial respiratory chain complex I assembly [Evidence IEA]), which produces MFPTARCLAAKPSGFLKRSVEEFGRLSRIAWNNEALHTPTKPYVLLDFEDESSVASCKTMADRVVGGYSTASLDYVPADPATNSPAHARFHGSISTKLPKNWRVERTGYAAFRNHDRGFWLFGRLFWDVDPYTYLALRVKSDGRRYTVNIQTDSIVETDIHQHRLYTRHHRVQPSFSTSDADSSDLADRLYPNGSIPAALSDVPPESIVMGSGSSSATTSGGTGWETILLPFNSFVRTNHGMVVEPQTSIIRQRIKSVGIGLTDRVEGPYDLRIQKVWATNGMSEAEIEEERRICGADALPVDEGVMTGWMGEVGGKGQKEVQGQRESVKEGGEPKAKGLKGLKDEWEA; this is translated from the exons ATGTTTCCCACGGCCCGATGCCTAGCTGCAAAGCCATCCGGCTTCCTCAAACGCAGCGTTGAGGAATTCGGCCGTCTCTCCCGAATCG CCTGGAACAACGAAGCTCTCCACACCCCAACCAAGCCCTACGTCCTCCTCGACTTCGAAGATGAGTCGTCCGTCGCCAGCTGCAAGACCATGGCCGACCGCGTCGTCGGAGGTTACAGCACCGCCAGTCTAGACTACGTCCCTGCGGACCCAGCCACGAACAGTCCAGCACATGCGCGTTTCCATGGAAGTATCTCGACCAAGCTTCCCAAGAACTGGCGGGTGGAGCGGACAG GCTACGCCGCCTTCCGCAACCACGACCGCGGCTTCTGGCTCTTCGGCCGACTCTTCTGGGACGTCGATCCGTACACCTACCTCGCACTGAGAGTAAAATCCGACGGCCGTCGGTACACCGTCAACATCCAGACCGATTCCATCGTCGAGACCGAtatccaccaacaccgtcTCTACACGCGGCATCACCGCGTCCAGCCTTCCTTCTCTACCTCCGATGCGGACTCCTCTGATCTAGCGGACCGGTTGTACCCTAATGGTAGCATTCCCGCTGCTTTGTCTGATGTTCCGCCGGAGAGTATTGTCATGGGGAGTGGTAGTTCGAGTGCTACGACCTCGGGTGGGACGGGATGGGAGACGATCCTGTTGCCGTTTAACTCGTTTGTGCGCACGAATCATGGTATGGTGGTTGAGCCGCAGACGTCGATTATTCGGCAGCGGATCAAGAGTGTGGGGATTGGGTTGACGGATCGGGTGGAGGGCCCGTATGATTTGAGGATTCAGAAGGTTTGGGCGACGAATGGCATGAGTGAGGcggagattgaggaggagaggaggatttgTGGGGCCGATGCGTTGCCGGTTGATGAGGGGGTGATGACGGGGTGGATGGGTGAGGTTGGGGGGAAGGGTCAGAAGGAGGTTCAGGGTCAGAGGGAGAGTGtgaaagagggaggagagccTAAGGCGAAGGGATTGAAGGGGTTGAAGGATGAGTGGGAGGCGTAG
- the ADE1 gene encoding phosphoribosylaminoimidazolesuccinocarboxamide synthase (BUSCO:EOG09260LS9;~COG:F;~EggNog:ENOG410PFD3;~InterPro:IPR001636,IPR018236,IPR028923;~PFAM:PF01259;~go_function: GO:0004639 - phosphoribosylaminoimidazolesuccinocarboxamide synthase activity [Evidence IEA];~go_process: GO:0006164 - purine nucleotide biosynthetic process [Evidence IEA]) encodes MATAYTQTDLQGALPLIARGKVRDLYEIDDKTLLFIATDRISAYDVIMENGIPNKGVLLTLCTRKWFEVLTTALPTLRTHFLTLDLPPQIPESLRPVLQNRSMQVRKLRILPIEAIVRGYITGSAWKEYQTHGTVHGLPVKAGLRESEAFPDGPIYTPSTKAELGEHDENIHPDKAVEIIGEKYAAIVASLSVQLYKIAHEYALSRGVIIADTKFEFGVDEETGEVVLADEVLTPDSSRFWPKDTYEIGRGQASFDKQFLRDWLVKEGLKGKEGVRMSDEIAEKTSEKYKEAWEKITGGN; translated from the exons ATGGCCACCGCATACACCCAAACCGACCTCCAGGGCGCCCTGCCCCTCATCGCGCGCGGCAAAGTGCGCGATCTGTACGAGATCGACGACaaaaccctcctcttcatcgcgACCGACCGCATCTCCGCCTACGATGTGATTATGGAAAAT GGCATCCCCAACAAAGGCGTCCTCCTTACCCTCTGCACCCGCAAATGGTTCGAAGTgctcaccaccgccctccccaccctccgcACGCACTTCCTGACCCTCGACCTGCCCCCGCAAATCCCCGAGTCGCTGCGTCCCGTCCTCCAGAACCGCAGCATGCAGGTCCGCAAGCTCCGCATCCTGCCCATTGAGGCTATCGTGCGCGGTTACATCACCGGCTCCGCGTGGAAGGAGTACCAGACTCACGGCACGGTGCATGGTCTCCCCGTCAAGGCCGGGTTGAGGGAGAGTGAGGCGTTCCCCGATGGACCTATCTATACCCCGAGCACGAAGGCCGAGTTGGGCGAGCATGATGAGAATATTCATCCGGATAAGG CTGTTGAGATCATCGGAGAGAAATACGCCGCTATTGTCGCTTCTTTGTCCGTTCAGCTGTACAAGATCGCCCACGAGTATGCGCTCTCTCGCGGCGTCATCATCGCTGACACCAAGTTCGAGTTcggcgttgatgaggagaCTGGTGAGGTGGTGCTTGCTGATGAGGTGTTGACGCCGGATTCGTCCCGGTTCTGGCCGAAGGATACCTATGAGATTGGACGGGGACAGGCCAGTTTCGATAAGCAATTCCTCCGCGATTGGTTGGTCAAGGAGGGGTTGAAGGGTAAGGAGGGTGTCCGGATGAGTGATGAGATTGCGGAAAAGACTAGTGAGAAGTACAAGGAGGCGTGGGAGAAGATTACCGGTGGTAACTAA